One window from the genome of Echinicola vietnamensis DSM 17526 encodes:
- a CDS encoding pectate lyase → MNMNKLTQLAIILIIALFSTSLNGWAQEGKSSVPSASGGQIPPHPPRLPEGVIPAFPGAWGGGMFTTGGRGGKVMAVTNLQDRGPGSLRAALEAEGPRIVVFNVAGTIEISDDINIDHPDITIAGQSAPGDGVCLKGTLNINTHNVIVRHLRVRRGVPVGGQGDDNIGGNPEHHIIIDHCSTSWGMDENISLYRHMRASLDGETRIKDPAKHITIQWTISSEALDARGHAFGGTWGGNPSTFHHNLFACNTARNPSIGMSGDFDFRNNVIFNWQHRTMDGGDETTQINVINNYYKPGPATNEDMMAVFARVESRHMYSPGSAWAAGDWYPQADDRPGKWYVAGNVMDGNAAISQDNWKGMRGPEALAKVNTPFVGWPVAPHQTANEAFETVLEKAGATLPKRDAVDKRVTQMVRTGKTMTETGIIKDISEVGGYPSLTFEEHEVPVDSDGDGMPDAWETQHGLDPQNGEDGALDSDGDGYTNVEEYLNGTDPNEHINYRNLGNNIDTIS, encoded by the coding sequence ATGAACATGAATAAGTTGACCCAATTAGCCATCATACTAATTATTGCACTTTTTAGTACCTCTTTAAATGGCTGGGCACAAGAAGGGAAGTCTTCAGTCCCGTCAGCATCCGGTGGACAGATTCCGCCGCATCCTCCGCGTTTGCCCGAGGGAGTAATTCCTGCTTTTCCCGGTGCCTGGGGAGGAGGAATGTTTACCACCGGAGGTCGGGGTGGAAAAGTCATGGCCGTAACCAATTTGCAAGACCGTGGACCCGGTAGTTTGAGGGCAGCACTTGAGGCAGAAGGGCCCCGGATAGTGGTTTTCAACGTAGCGGGAACCATTGAAATTTCGGATGACATTAACATTGATCATCCCGATATTACCATAGCAGGACAGTCTGCTCCCGGAGATGGGGTCTGCTTGAAGGGAACCCTTAACATCAATACCCACAATGTGATCGTTCGACACCTGAGGGTTCGTAGGGGAGTACCTGTGGGTGGACAAGGAGACGATAATATCGGCGGGAATCCCGAGCATCATATTATCATCGACCACTGCTCGACCAGCTGGGGCATGGATGAAAACATTAGTCTTTATCGGCACATGAGGGCTTCGCTTGACGGAGAAACCAGGATAAAGGATCCTGCAAAACACATTACCATCCAATGGACCATCAGCAGTGAAGCCTTGGATGCCCGAGGCCATGCTTTTGGCGGTACCTGGGGTGGAAATCCATCTACTTTTCACCACAACCTCTTTGCCTGCAATACGGCCAGAAATCCCTCCATTGGGATGTCAGGGGATTTCGATTTCCGCAATAACGTAATCTTCAATTGGCAGCACCGCACCATGGACGGGGGAGACGAGACTACCCAAATCAATGTCATCAACAATTATTATAAGCCGGGACCTGCTACCAATGAGGATATGATGGCTGTTTTTGCTCGTGTCGAGTCCCGCCATATGTATTCTCCGGGAAGCGCTTGGGCAGCGGGAGACTGGTATCCCCAAGCAGACGACAGGCCAGGTAAATGGTATGTTGCGGGAAATGTCATGGATGGAAATGCCGCCATAAGTCAGGACAACTGGAAAGGAATGCGAGGGCCAGAAGCACTTGCTAAGGTCAATACCCCTTTTGTGGGATGGCCAGTAGCTCCCCATCAGACGGCCAATGAGGCCTTTGAAACGGTATTGGAGAAAGCGGGAGCGACATTGCCAAAACGTGATGCCGTAGACAAACGGGTAACCCAAATGGTGCGCACGGGCAAGACCATGACCGAAACAGGTATCATTAAAGACATTTCAGAAGTAGGAGGTTATCCGTCGCTTACGTTTGAGGAGCATGAAGTTCCGGTGGACAGCGATGGGGATGGTATGCCGGATGCATGGGAAACGCAACATGGCTTGGATCCCCAAAACGGTGAAGATGGTGCTTTGGATAGTGATGGAGACGGCTATACCAATGTAGAAGAATACCTCAATGGTACCGATCCGAATGAGCACATCAATTATAGGAATTTGGGCAACAATATCGATACCATCAGTTGA
- a CDS encoding GTP-binding protein has translation MKTIRRKLPVTVLSGFLGAGKTTILNHVLHNREGLKVAVIVNDMSEINVDAQVVDNQIKLSRTEEKLVEMSNGCICCTLREDLIEEVQKLAIQGKFDYLLIESTGISEPIPVAQTFTFETGEPLLDLDKLTQLDTMVTVVDALNFLEDYTSADKLADRQLEEGQEDDRSIVHLLTDQVEFADVIILNKIDLVTPSQLELVKALIKKLNPVAKLIEATRGNISPKEIINTGLFDFEKASQSAGWIQELNNQHTPETEEYGIGSFVFRENRPFHPQRFWDFVTQNWPSEVLRSKGLFWIASRPDQALLWNQAGKSVQAEPYGKWWASMPQDEWQNNPYYLEIKESLDKNWHPDFGDRTNELVMIGTALEQNRIQQALESCLCTYDEALTLSSDSFKDPFP, from the coding sequence ATGAAAACAATACGTCGCAAACTCCCAGTCACTGTCCTCAGTGGCTTTTTGGGAGCGGGTAAAACCACCATTCTCAATCATGTCCTCCACAACCGGGAGGGGCTGAAAGTAGCCGTCATCGTGAACGACATGAGTGAAATCAATGTAGATGCCCAAGTAGTGGACAATCAAATCAAACTATCACGGACAGAAGAGAAACTCGTAGAAATGAGTAACGGTTGCATTTGTTGCACCCTCCGGGAAGACCTGATCGAAGAAGTGCAAAAATTGGCTATCCAAGGGAAGTTTGATTACCTCCTCATTGAAAGTACGGGCATTTCAGAACCGATCCCAGTGGCCCAAACCTTCACCTTTGAGACCGGAGAACCTTTATTGGACTTGGACAAGCTAACGCAGCTGGATACCATGGTCACCGTGGTGGATGCCTTGAACTTCTTAGAAGATTATACTTCTGCGGATAAGCTCGCTGATCGACAGCTGGAGGAAGGCCAAGAAGATGATCGCTCCATCGTCCACTTGTTGACAGATCAAGTGGAATTTGCAGATGTCATCATCCTGAACAAAATCGATTTGGTCACTCCATCCCAATTGGAATTGGTCAAAGCCCTGATCAAGAAACTTAATCCTGTGGCCAAGCTCATCGAAGCAACGCGTGGGAATATTTCGCCCAAGGAAATCATCAATACCGGCCTTTTTGATTTTGAAAAAGCTTCCCAATCTGCCGGCTGGATCCAAGAACTGAACAATCAACATACACCTGAAACCGAAGAATATGGCATTGGTTCGTTTGTCTTCAGAGAGAACAGGCCTTTCCATCCCCAGCGGTTTTGGGATTTTGTCACCCAAAACTGGCCATCAGAAGTGTTAAGGAGCAAAGGATTGTTTTGGATTGCCTCCAGACCAGATCAAGCTTTGCTCTGGAACCAAGCTGGAAAATCGGTACAAGCCGAACCCTATGGCAAATGGTGGGCTTCCATGCCCCAGGACGAGTGGCAAAACAATCCCTATTACTTAGAAATCAAGGAATCCCTGGACAAAAACTGGCATCCTGACTTTGGAGACCGGACAAATGAGTTGGTGATGATCGGTACAGCACTGGAACAAAACCGTATTCAACAGGCCCTTGAAAGCTGCCTATGTACCTATGATGAAGCCCTGACCTTATCCTCCGATTCCTTTAAGGATCCTTTTCCATAA
- a CDS encoding MerC domain-containing protein, with protein sequence MKSILKDSPWDFLGISASLLCGIHCAALPFILVVTPLAGLKFLTDPWIEYSVLIVSLLLALGALSHGYRKHHRRPLPLVIAASGFLVIGIGHLIHDHHVHEISHIIVSVGACGVAVSHFINWKFIYGQS encoded by the coding sequence ATGAAATCAATTTTAAAAGATAGCCCCTGGGATTTTTTAGGTATTTCTGCTTCGCTTTTATGTGGCATCCACTGTGCAGCGCTCCCATTTATTCTGGTAGTGACACCATTGGCCGGGCTCAAATTTCTAACTGACCCCTGGATAGAATATAGCGTTCTTATCGTCAGCCTGTTGCTTGCGCTGGGAGCATTGAGCCATGGATATAGAAAGCATCACCGCCGTCCCTTGCCCCTGGTAATAGCAGCATCAGGCTTTCTTGTGATCGGCATAGGTCACCTCATTCATGACCACCATGTGCATGAAATCAGCCATATAATCGTCAGTGTGGGAGCTTGTGGTGTCGCAGTTTCCCATTTCATCAACTGGAAATTTATTTACGGTCAATCATAA
- a CDS encoding ABC transporter ATP-binding protein — MVSLSGVAFSYSKQKTFRFPNFTIDQAPLLILGPSGVGKTTLLHLIAGFLSPQEGSIRIGEREVSQLKPSQMDRFRGRHIGMVFQQHHFIRSLDLMGNLQLIQYLAGKSPSPQAIKALLGQLGLGEHLTRNPYAMSQGEQQRAAIAMALINKPSLILADEPTSSLDDENCHAVVKLLKDQALAHQADLIIITHDQRLKGEISEAITL; from the coding sequence ATGGTGAGTTTATCGGGAGTAGCGTTTTCCTATTCCAAACAAAAGACCTTTCGATTTCCAAATTTTACCATTGACCAAGCTCCTTTACTCATTTTGGGGCCCTCTGGTGTGGGTAAAACGACCTTACTACATTTGATTGCCGGGTTTTTATCGCCCCAAGAAGGATCCATACGTATCGGGGAAAGAGAGGTGAGCCAACTTAAGCCGTCCCAAATGGATCGTTTTAGAGGACGGCATATAGGCATGGTTTTTCAGCAGCATCATTTTATCCGGTCACTTGACCTTATGGGAAACCTTCAGTTGATACAGTATTTGGCAGGTAAATCACCCTCACCGCAAGCCATTAAGGCCTTGCTGGGACAGTTGGGATTAGGTGAACACCTGACACGGAATCCTTATGCCATGAGCCAAGGCGAGCAACAGCGAGCAGCTATCGCCATGGCATTGATCAACAAGCCCTCCTTGATTCTGGCAGATGAACCTACCTCAAGTTTGGATGATGAAAACTGTCATGCGGTGGTGAAACTGCTCAAGGACCAAGCCTTGGCCCATCAGGCTGATTTAATCATCATTACACACGACCAGCGTCTAAAAGGCGAAATTTCAGAAGCGATTACCCTATGA
- a CDS encoding ABC transporter permease produces MNLFKLSIKNLLSRPWWSGLSLLLLILGVGMIDFMGHVEDQVSKKVTQHTTGIDMVVGAKGSPIQLILSSVLHIDAPTGNIPFSSLEKLRKNRLVDKAIPLSFGDNYRGNRIVGTEQEFMTFYGLTLQDGKQWEAAMDVVLGAAVARSTGLGLGDEFTGSHGLQEGGHAHDDHAYKVVGILENSETVADNLILTAQESVWNIHAHETPSSAAADEHDHDDQEDHHHEKDHGGEHHEEDHHEEEHHEEEHEITSILVTFRNPMGVIQLPRQVNAIDHLQAAVPAIEMNRLMTLLGVGVDTLEVVSAVIMLIGGASIFITLLATMQERKYELAFMRAYGASRGQLAFLVIGEAATLSFVGGVIGIVLARAGMMVMGNALEESYHYGINAFDVSWNDVKIILGVLALGIMAAIIPAWQAFRLNISKTLAHA; encoded by the coding sequence ATGAATCTCTTTAAATTAAGTATAAAGAACCTGTTGTCCCGTCCGTGGTGGTCAGGCCTTAGCCTTCTGCTCCTCATTCTGGGGGTGGGAATGATTGATTTTATGGGCCACGTGGAAGACCAGGTCAGTAAGAAGGTTACACAGCATACGACAGGCATCGACATGGTGGTAGGCGCCAAAGGCAGTCCCATACAGCTTATCCTTTCTTCGGTGCTCCATATAGATGCTCCTACAGGCAATATCCCTTTTTCTTCCCTGGAGAAGCTACGGAAAAACAGGCTAGTGGATAAGGCGATTCCGTTGTCTTTTGGTGACAACTACCGAGGAAACAGGATTGTCGGCACCGAACAGGAATTTATGACCTTTTACGGGTTGACATTACAAGACGGAAAACAGTGGGAAGCGGCCATGGATGTGGTCTTGGGAGCGGCAGTGGCCCGTAGCACGGGGCTTGGCCTAGGAGATGAATTTACCGGATCCCATGGCTTACAGGAAGGAGGTCATGCCCACGATGACCATGCTTACAAAGTGGTAGGGATTTTGGAAAACAGCGAAACAGTAGCCGATAATTTAATCTTAACCGCTCAAGAAAGTGTATGGAACATCCATGCGCATGAGACACCATCATCAGCAGCTGCGGATGAGCATGATCATGATGATCAGGAGGACCATCACCATGAAAAGGACCATGGGGGAGAACATCACGAGGAAGACCATCATGAGGAAGAACACCACGAGGAGGAGCACGAAATTACCTCCATCTTGGTGACGTTCAGAAATCCTATGGGAGTCATTCAGCTGCCGCGTCAGGTCAATGCAATAGATCATTTGCAAGCAGCAGTTCCCGCCATCGAAATGAATCGACTGATGACCCTGCTGGGAGTGGGGGTGGATACCTTGGAAGTGGTCAGTGCCGTCATTATGCTAATCGGGGGAGCGAGTATTTTCATCACCTTGCTGGCGACCATGCAAGAGCGGAAATATGAATTGGCATTTATGCGGGCTTATGGTGCTTCCCGCGGGCAATTGGCCTTTTTGGTCATTGGGGAAGCGGCGACCTTGTCTTTTGTCGGGGGAGTAATAGGAATAGTGTTGGCGCGGGCCGGAATGATGGTAATGGGGAATGCCTTGGAGGAGAGTTACCATTACGGAATCAACGCCTTTGACGTAAGCTGGAATGATGTAAAGATCATCTTAGGTGTTTTAGCACTCGGAATCATGGCGGCAATTATTCCTGCCTGGCAAGCGTTCCGATTAAACATTTCAAAAACATTGGCTCATGCTTAA
- a CDS encoding DUF3299 domain-containing protein, producing the protein MLKWLMIILLVPLVGSEQQSITWESLKDVTFTDRYSREVNAYYYFPRFGQSVKDLDGEVVEISGFMLPIAPEEDFYVLSENPFSSCFFCGSGGPESIIELEWGEAGHGRFKNDDYVTVKGKLRLNQDDIYRCCYILENVVEVK; encoded by the coding sequence ATGCTTAAATGGTTAATGATCATTTTGTTGGTGCCGCTAGTTGGGAGCGAGCAGCAATCCATCACTTGGGAATCGCTAAAGGATGTGACCTTTACCGATCGCTATAGTCGAGAGGTAAATGCCTATTATTATTTTCCACGATTTGGGCAGTCGGTGAAGGATCTTGACGGGGAGGTAGTGGAGATTTCCGGTTTTATGCTGCCCATCGCTCCAGAGGAAGATTTTTATGTGCTTTCAGAAAATCCATTTTCGTCTTGCTTTTTCTGTGGCAGCGGAGGACCGGAATCCATCATCGAACTGGAATGGGGTGAAGCAGGGCATGGTAGGTTTAAAAATGACGATTACGTAACGGTGAAGGGAAAGCTCCGACTGAATCAGGATGATATTTACCGGTGCTGCTATATCCTTGAAAATGTGGTGGAAGTCAAGTAA
- a CDS encoding sulfatase family protein: MKTHVLFLFFLMTAITLAFGQASEDSRPNIVFCLADDWGWPHAGAYGAPGIKTPSFDRLAKEGVLFHQAYVSSPSCTPSRNAFITGKYHWELGSGANLWSTLPVEHQSFIHLLADEGYVTGRTEAKTWGPGNLDEWTAEHGAHPGNAAYQTFGEFLDKTAAKENPFFFWLGSADPHRPYEEGIGQKSGIDVSKVHMFKHYPDVTTVRSDVADYYWEVQRWDQLVGSVIDELEAQDLLDNTIIIVTGDHGMPFPRGKGNLYDSGVRVPFVVYWGSHIQSGRHVEDFVSFADIAPTVLEAAGVKVPEEMTGKSFLNVLNAEKSGLVDPENRSEVVFGRERHVPAQEKPNMGGYPSRGYRNDEFLYIRNYQPSLWPAGTGQLGATNYPNQWYADCDGGPTKDYIVDHKEKDLEHIFAYQLCFAKRPAEELYDLRNDPDQLVNVAAQADYAETLESMREKLQQKLLKLNDPRAKDPDYDGFDHHPYLGGGGGKKP; encoded by the coding sequence ATGAAAACCCATGTCCTTTTCCTGTTTTTTTTAATGACAGCGATTACCCTAGCCTTCGGACAGGCCAGTGAAGATAGTCGCCCCAATATCGTTTTTTGCCTGGCCGATGACTGGGGCTGGCCGCATGCAGGCGCGTATGGTGCCCCCGGTATCAAGACCCCAAGCTTCGATCGTCTGGCCAAAGAAGGTGTGCTTTTTCATCAGGCTTATGTCTCAAGTCCTTCCTGTACGCCGAGTAGAAATGCATTTATCACTGGCAAGTATCATTGGGAGCTTGGTTCAGGGGCAAACCTTTGGAGTACCCTTCCTGTGGAACATCAGAGTTTTATCCATCTTTTGGCTGACGAAGGATATGTGACGGGGCGAACAGAGGCAAAAACCTGGGGGCCGGGGAATCTTGATGAGTGGACGGCCGAACATGGAGCACATCCCGGAAATGCAGCCTATCAGACGTTTGGGGAATTTCTCGATAAGACCGCGGCAAAGGAAAACCCCTTCTTCTTTTGGTTGGGTTCTGCTGATCCCCACCGGCCATACGAAGAAGGAATAGGACAGAAGAGCGGAATAGACGTGTCAAAAGTCCATATGTTCAAGCATTATCCTGATGTGACGACCGTTCGAAGTGATGTGGCAGATTACTATTGGGAGGTGCAGCGTTGGGACCAGTTGGTAGGATCGGTTATCGACGAACTGGAAGCTCAGGATCTGCTGGATAATACCATTATTATCGTAACCGGAGATCATGGAATGCCCTTTCCCCGTGGCAAAGGCAACCTTTATGATTCAGGAGTAAGGGTGCCTTTTGTGGTATACTGGGGGAGCCATATCCAATCGGGTCGTCACGTAGAAGACTTTGTTTCTTTCGCGGATATAGCGCCCACGGTACTGGAAGCGGCGGGTGTGAAAGTGCCTGAAGAGATGACCGGTAAGAGCTTTTTGAATGTACTGAATGCTGAGAAGTCAGGCTTGGTGGATCCTGAGAACCGTTCCGAGGTAGTGTTTGGCAGAGAAAGACATGTCCCAGCGCAAGAGAAACCTAACATGGGCGGTTACCCTTCCCGGGGATACCGAAATGATGAATTTTTATACATTCGAAATTATCAGCCCAGTCTTTGGCCTGCTGGAACCGGCCAATTGGGGGCTACCAATTACCCTAACCAATGGTATGCTGACTGTGACGGCGGACCTACGAAGGATTATATCGTGGACCATAAGGAAAAGGACTTGGAGCATATATTTGCTTACCAACTTTGTTTTGCAAAAAGGCCAGCAGAGGAACTTTATGATCTGAGAAATGATCCAGATCAATTGGTCAATGTGGCCGCCCAAGCGGACTACGCGGAGACACTGGAAAGCATGCGGGAGAAGTTACAGCAAAAGCTCCTCAAACTCAACGATCCCCGTGCAAAGGACCCTGATTATGATGGATTTGACCATCACCCATACTTAGGTGGCGGCGGCGGAAAGAAGCCTTGA
- a CDS encoding Crp/Fnr family transcriptional regulator: protein MELPFFKQIYNHPNIKSDDYKTIIDAHSEVSILKNETILKEGKISNAYYLIRRGLFRSYVIDYKGNEITTDFFGPNDILIEVASLFLRSPSKETIQALTDCEVYKIGFNDFQKLYSTIEGFTEWGRNWMSHQLFIAKHRAVCMHTQSASQRYLSLLQEKPQILKEVPLKYIATYLGITDTSLSRIRKEVLSQTENLP, encoded by the coding sequence TTGGAACTTCCCTTTTTCAAGCAAATTTATAATCATCCCAATATTAAAAGCGATGATTACAAGACAATTATTGACGCTCATTCGGAAGTAAGTATTTTAAAGAATGAAACCATTCTTAAGGAAGGTAAAATAAGCAATGCCTACTATTTAATTAGAAGAGGTCTGTTTCGTTCGTATGTCATCGATTATAAAGGAAATGAAATTACTACTGACTTTTTTGGTCCCAATGACATTCTCATTGAAGTAGCTTCATTATTTCTTCGTAGCCCTTCAAAAGAAACTATTCAAGCCTTAACGGATTGTGAAGTTTATAAAATTGGCTTCAACGATTTTCAAAAGTTGTACAGTACTATTGAGGGCTTTACAGAATGGGGTCGTAACTGGATGTCCCACCAACTATTTATCGCAAAACACCGAGCTGTGTGTATGCACACACAAAGTGCTTCACAACGGTATTTAAGTTTGTTACAAGAAAAACCTCAAATTTTAAAAGAGGTGCCATTAAAATACATTGCTACTTATTTGGGAATTACCGATACTTCCCTAAGTAGGATACGCAAAGAAGTACTGTCTCAAACCGAGAACTTGCCATAG
- a CDS encoding VOC family protein has product MKKFNPVVWFEINVIDMDRAATFYEKVLQVTLENMTDPTDGSVQMKGFPSDMENYGASGALVKMEGAKPSANGSLVYFGCEDCKVLEDRTAESGGEVIQPKMAIGEHGFVSIIKDTEGNSVGFHSLK; this is encoded by the coding sequence ATGAAAAAATTTAACCCTGTGGTGTGGTTTGAAATAAATGTAATCGACATGGATCGAGCTGCCACATTTTACGAAAAAGTGCTTCAAGTCACATTGGAAAACATGACCGACCCAACAGATGGATCTGTACAAATGAAAGGTTTTCCCAGCGATATGGAAAATTATGGGGCTTCCGGTGCTTTGGTAAAAATGGAAGGGGCAAAGCCTTCTGCCAATGGAAGTCTAGTTTATTTTGGTTGTGAGGATTGTAAAGTCTTAGAAGATAGAACTGCTGAAAGTGGAGGTGAGGTAATCCAGCCCAAAATGGCTATTGGGGAGCACGGTTTTGTTTCCATTATTAAAGATACCGAAGGAAACTCCGTAGGTTTTCATTCACTGAAATAA
- a CDS encoding SRPBCC family protein produces the protein MESIEHINYIKAPAEKVYQVLTSEEGLGNVWTKKLKVKPEIGFVNEFDFDEGYITKFKTVELEENDKIVWECVASDEEWIGTKVSFELTDKENVTTVILKHFDWRARTNFYRWCNYNWGMFLYRLKHYCEN, from the coding sequence ATGGAAAGTATAGAACACATCAATTATATAAAAGCACCTGCAGAAAAGGTTTATCAAGTGCTTACTTCAGAAGAAGGATTAGGAAACGTTTGGACAAAGAAACTCAAAGTGAAACCTGAAATTGGTTTTGTTAATGAGTTTGATTTTGATGAAGGATATATTACCAAGTTTAAAACAGTAGAGCTGGAGGAAAACGATAAAATTGTTTGGGAGTGTGTTGCATCTGATGAAGAATGGATAGGAACTAAGGTTTCCTTTGAACTTACTGATAAAGAAAACGTCACAACGGTTATTCTTAAGCACTTCGATTGGAGAGCGCGAACAAACTTCTACCGTTGGTGCAATTATAATTGGGGAATGTTTTTGTATAGATTAAAGCATTATTGCGAAAATTGA
- a CDS encoding VOC family protein has product MKTSICTFLTFQDHKAEEAMYFYVDLFDNSKVIDVQRYGTDGPGKEGTIISAIFELNGTRFMCSDSFIQHDWNFTPAVSNWVECETEEEFNGLYNALMENGDVKMPIDNYGFSQQFTFVEDKFGVSWQLNLE; this is encoded by the coding sequence ATGAAAACATCAATATGCACTTTTTTAACGTTCCAGGACCATAAAGCCGAAGAGGCTATGTATTTTTATGTTGACCTATTCGACAATTCTAAGGTGATAGATGTACAACGATACGGTACAGATGGTCCTGGGAAGGAAGGAACGATTATAAGCGCTATTTTTGAATTGAACGGAACGCGGTTTATGTGTAGCGACAGTTTTATTCAACACGATTGGAATTTCACACCAGCAGTATCTAATTGGGTGGAATGTGAAACTGAAGAAGAGTTTAATGGCCTTTATAATGCCCTCATGGAAAATGGTGATGTTAAGATGCCTATAGATAACTACGGATTTAGCCAACAATTTACTTTTGTAGAGGATAAGTTTGGGGTGTCTTGGCAACTGAATTTGGAATAG